A stretch of the Aphis gossypii isolate Hap1 chromosome 2, ASM2018417v2, whole genome shotgun sequence genome encodes the following:
- the LOC114121069 gene encoding probable ATP-dependent RNA helicase DDX4: protein MANIHSIAEISKNATVVEIDFGRQISNTDYCRPGSSRDTESRLEQETSKSACIPSNFQKIYISSNNKKNWKVTVHGINNRVFNEMQQSMLCNGIHASLYKNVYKLNYERSTIIQEYAMPIIMNGKDIIARTQNGSGKTTAIAISILDVLLKNFSEINVDSHRSDPLAIIVVPTKQRVQHIYNVIHRLSENTSIECGPLFNKSLSDQKNKIQKGVHIIIATPENLVGFVSQDLITFTALRIIVFDEADVLLTAGFKPEIEFILNNKTMVSTDKRTTVLFSTSMIDAVEQLAMTYLKPNYVSVDIKEIKEAADITQTI from the exons atgGCCAACATTCATAGCATTGcagaaataagtaaaaatgctACAGTTGTGGAAATTGATTTTGGTCGACAAATTTCTAATAccg actATTGTAGACCCGGCAGTAGTCGTGATACTGAAAGTAGACTTGAGCAGGAGACAAGTAAATCGGCTTGCATCccttcaaattttcaaaaaatctatatttctTCGAATAACAAGAAGAACTGGAAAGTGACAGTACATGGAATCAATAATAGGGTATTTAATGAAATGCAACAATCAATGCTATGTAACGGTATCCATGCAAGtctgtataaaaatgtgtacaagCTTAATTATGAAAGGTCAACTATAATACAAGAATATGCAATgccaattattatgaatggaAAAGATATAATAGCCAGAACACAAAATGGATCGGGGAAAACT ACAGCAATTGCTATATCAATATTGGACgtcttacttaaaaatttctcCGAAATAAATGTCGACAGTCATCGTTCTGACCCACTTGCTATAATCGTTGTACCCACGAAACAACGTGttcaacatatatataatgttatacatcgATTAAGTGAAAATACATCAATAGAATGTGGACCCTTGTTTAATAAATCACTCTCcgaccaaaaaaataaaattcag AAAGgtgttcatataattattgcaaCTCCAGAAAACTTAGTTGGTTTTGTAAGTCAAGATTTGATTACTTTTACTGCTTTGCGAATAATCGTATTTGACGAAGCAGATGTCCTGTTAACCGCGGGTTTTAAACccgaaattgaatttatattaaataataaaactatggtATCGACg gacAAAAGAACAACAGTTTTGTTTTCGACCAGCATGATTGATGCAGTTGAGCAATTAGCAATGACTTATCTAAAACCGAATTATGTATCAGTAGATATTAAAGAGATCAAAGAAGCAGCAGATATTACGCAAACAATTTAA